ACAACGGGCACAAGGTTCTTGCTCACATCAGTGGCAAGATGCGCCAGCACTACATCCGAATCCTCCCAGAGGACCGCGTCGTCGTGGAGCTGTCTCCATACGACTTGGACCGCGGGCGCATCACGTACCGCTACAAGTAAGATACAGAAGCCTCCTTACCCAGGGCACGCGTCAATTTCGCGTGCCTGCTATTACCTCCGGCCACGGTGGCTGGAGCCATGCGAATCACAACCCATCATCCGGTACGGCCCGGGTAAAGCGTTGCTTGGTATGGACGGATAGGGAGAAAACCACCGTAACAACCCGAAAGGCACGTACCACATGGCACGTCTAGCTGGTGTTGACCTCCCACGCAATAAGCGTATGGAGATCGCACTGACCTACATCTATGGAATTGGCCCAGCCCGTTCCAAGCAACTGCTCGAAGAGACCGGCATTTCTCCTGATCTGCGAACCGACAACCTGACCGATGATCAGGTCGCCGCGTTGCGTGACGTAATCGAAGCTTCCTGGAAGGTAGAGGGTGACCTCCGCCGCGAAGTCCAGGCTGACATTCGTCGCAAGATTGAAATCGGCTCCTACCAGGGACTGCGTCACCGTCGTAGCTTGCCAGTCCGTGGTCAGCGTACGAAGACCAACGCTCGTACCCGTAAGGGCCCGAAGAAGACCATCGCAGGAAAGAAGAAGTAATCAATGCCTCCTAAGTCTCGTTCCGGCGCGCGTCGTCGCGTCGTTAAAAAGAATGTGGCTAATGGCCACGCATACATCAAGTCCACCTTCAACAACACCATCGTGTCGATCACCGATACCACCGGTGCTGTGATCTCTTGGGCATCTTCCGGTCACGTGGGATTCAAGGGCTCTCGTAAGTCCACCCCATTCGCCGCACAGATGGCTGCAGAGAACGCTGCACGCAAGGCAATGGATCACGGCATGAAGAAGGTCGACGTGTTCGTCAAGGGCCCAGGTTCCGGTCGTGAAACCGCAATCCGTTCTCTCCAGGCCGCAGGCCTAGAGGTGTCCTCGATCTCCGACGTGACGCCACAGCCATTCAATGGCTGCCGTCCCGCGAAGCGTCGTCGCGTTTAAGGGAAAGGAAAGAGGTTAAATAATGGCTCGTTACACTGGCCCAGCAACCCGTAAGTCCCGTCGTCTCCGCGTCGACCTAGTCGGCGGCGACATGTCGTTTGAGCGTCGTCCGTACCCTCCGGGACAGGCAGGCCGCGCTCGCATCAAGGAGTCCGAGTACCTCCTGCAGCTGCAGGAAAAGCAGAAGGCTCGTTTCACCTATGGTGTCATGGAAAAGCAGTTCCGTCGTTACTACGAGGAGGCTAACCGCCTTCCAGGTAAGACCGGCGACAACCTGCTGATCCTTCTTGAGTCCCGTCTGGACAACGTTGTATACCGTGCAGGTCTGGCTAACACTCGTCGCCAGGCACGCCAGCTTGTCTCCCACGGTCACTTCACCGTGAACGGCAAGAAGACTAACGTTCCGTCTCACAAGGTGACCCAGTACGACATCATCGATGTTCGTGAAAAGTCCCGCAAGATGATCTGGTTTGAAGAAGCTCAGGACAACCTGGTTAACGCCGTTGTTCCAGCTTGGCTCCAGGTCGTCCCAGAGACCCTGCGCATCCTCGTGCACCAGCTGCCCGAGCGCGCTCAGATTGAGGTGCCCATCCAGGAGCAGCTCATCGTCGAGCTTTACTCGAAGTAATCACTTCACCTCCGCTCGCCAACGGCCTCGGCTGTATGGTGGTCGGAAAATCTTCCAAAAAGTTTGTCCCTACCGGCGTCAAATAGTGGTCGCCGAAAAAGGAGAAGTCCATGCTTATTTCACAGCGCCCTCAGCTTACCGAGGAGTTCATCGATACCAACCGCTCGAAGTTCGTCATTGAACCACTTGAGCCAGGTTTCGGTTACACCCTGGGTAACTCGCTTCGTCGCACCCTGCTGTCTTCTATCCCTGGCGCAGCTGTCACCTCGATCAAGATTGACGGTGTTCTTCATGAGTTCACCACCATCAACGGCATCAAGGAAAATGTTTCGGAAATCATCCTGAACATCAAGCAGCTCGTTCTGTCTTCCGACTCCGACGAGCCGGTAGTCATGTACCTGTCTAAGGAAGGTCCAGGCCAGGTCACCGCAGGCGATATCCAGCCACCAGCTGGTGTAGAGATCCACAACCCGGATCTGCCAATCGCGACTCTGAATGAGCAGGCAAAGCTGGACATGGAGTTGATCGTTGAGCGTGGCCGTGGCTATGTCCCAGCAGTACCTAACTCCGGTGGAGAGGTTGGCCGCATTCCGGTTGACCAGATTTACTCCCCAGTTTTGAAGGTCAGCTACAAGGTCGAAGCTACTCGTGTCGAGCAGCGCACCGACTTTGACAAGCTGGTCATCGATGTGGAGACCAAGAACTCCATGAGTGCACGTGACGCATTGGCGTCTGCAGGTTCCACCCTGGTCGAGCTGTTCGGCTTGGCACGTGAGCTCAACGTGGAGTCCGAAGGCATCGAGATCGGTCCATCTCCGCAGGAGACCGAGTACATCGCTGCTTACAACCTCCCGATCGAAGACCTCAACTTCTCCGTTCGCTCCTACAACTGCCTGAAGCGCCAGGAAATCCACACCGTTGGTGAGCTCGCTGAGTGCACCGAGTCGGACCTGCTGGATATCCGCAACTTCGGTCAGAAGTCCATCAACGAAGTAAAGATTAAGCTCGCTTCGCTGGGACTGACCCTGAAGGACGCACCGGAAGATTTCGACCCAACCCAGATCGAGGGCTATGACGCCGAAACCGGCGACTACATCGATGGCGGCGCGGAAGAAGAGTAAAAAGCTCAAAGACACTTTGACTCTTATTCTGTAGAGTCACGCGCTCAATAAACCGCACACGAGGAGTACGAATATGCCTACCCCAAAGCAAGGCGCCCGTCTCGGCGGATCAGCATCCAACCAGAAGCACATTCT
The Corynebacterium breve genome window above contains:
- the infA gene encoding translation initiation factor IF-1, which produces MAKEGAIEVEGRIVEPLPNAMFRVELDNGHKVLAHISGKMRQHYIRILPEDRVVVELSPYDLDRGRITYRYK
- the rpsM gene encoding 30S ribosomal protein S13 → MARLAGVDLPRNKRMEIALTYIYGIGPARSKQLLEETGISPDLRTDNLTDDQVAALRDVIEASWKVEGDLRREVQADIRRKIEIGSYQGLRHRRSLPVRGQRTKTNARTRKGPKKTIAGKKK
- the rpsK gene encoding 30S ribosomal protein S11, coding for MPPKSRSGARRRVVKKNVANGHAYIKSTFNNTIVSITDTTGAVISWASSGHVGFKGSRKSTPFAAQMAAENAARKAMDHGMKKVDVFVKGPGSGRETAIRSLQAAGLEVSSISDVTPQPFNGCRPAKRRRV
- the rpsD gene encoding 30S ribosomal protein S4, yielding MARYTGPATRKSRRLRVDLVGGDMSFERRPYPPGQAGRARIKESEYLLQLQEKQKARFTYGVMEKQFRRYYEEANRLPGKTGDNLLILLESRLDNVVYRAGLANTRRQARQLVSHGHFTVNGKKTNVPSHKVTQYDIIDVREKSRKMIWFEEAQDNLVNAVVPAWLQVVPETLRILVHQLPERAQIEVPIQEQLIVELYSK
- a CDS encoding DNA-directed RNA polymerase subunit alpha gives rise to the protein MLISQRPQLTEEFIDTNRSKFVIEPLEPGFGYTLGNSLRRTLLSSIPGAAVTSIKIDGVLHEFTTINGIKENVSEIILNIKQLVLSSDSDEPVVMYLSKEGPGQVTAGDIQPPAGVEIHNPDLPIATLNEQAKLDMELIVERGRGYVPAVPNSGGEVGRIPVDQIYSPVLKVSYKVEATRVEQRTDFDKLVIDVETKNSMSARDALASAGSTLVELFGLARELNVESEGIEIGPSPQETEYIAAYNLPIEDLNFSVRSYNCLKRQEIHTVGELAECTESDLLDIRNFGQKSINEVKIKLASLGLTLKDAPEDFDPTQIEGYDAETGDYIDGGAEEE